In Hippocampus zosterae strain Florida chromosome 21, ASM2543408v3, whole genome shotgun sequence, the genomic window AGGCGACCGGTGTCACAAACCGGAAGTGGGCGCCTAAAAGCAAGgaaaacgcacacacgcaccccTCGATCGTCAAGTGTCGAAGAGCGAGCAACGGCCGGAAGATCCTCGTGCTAGCGCGAGCTTTAGCGGGCTAATTCTTGCGCGCTGTCACTTGCTTGCGAGGCGAAGCTAACGACGCTAACAATCAGCCATCAATGcgtgtcctaaaaaaaaaaaaaacgttttcctcTAAAGCGTGTTGTTGTCGACGGACAAATGAGAAGACTTGCCTTGCCAGCTGAGCGTCACCTCGAAAGCAAAGGAAACTTTAcactacacatacacacacttttagACACGCAAACGGGATCGATGAGGAATTAAAGGGCAAGGACTTGAGGCCAAGCCGTTAAAGGGGAGTGGCCGCGTTAGTGGGCCGACTTATTTCTGCGTAACTTTTACGATTACGCTCTGTTCCAAACAATAAACAGACGGAACACATAATTCCAGACATCTTGAAAAAGAGAACACGTCGTGACTAACCCCGATCAGGAAAACAATTAATGCAGGCTACATTGTGGAGCGGGGTtggactaaaaataaaacaattgagcAAATTAAATCATTTCGGATTTTCATtgagttaaaaaacaacaccgatttttaatcacaaaaaaaaattctgatagatttgatgaaatgttttcttttcttttaataatGCAACATCGACTTGTAGTAAGCGTTTACGCCTCACGGTGGAGGTAGCGATCAGGAACAAAGCAAAGACggaagaaaatacagtaatgtaaTGCCGGTATAAAATATCGTTCACATACGTTGACaaaattcttcttttttgtaTTAATTTTGTGAAGAGCGCGATGATTGTAAGCTGTTGCTATTTGTGCCTTCGATATTTACTCTTGAAACAGCAATTACGTATTTTACCAACGCGACCGAGTAGTCCACTCCACAAAAACACAGATTAGTTCGTTCATTTTCGGCAGTATAGTGGGCGAACAAATATGCAGTTGAAAAAAACGTATTTCGCTTCGACTGTATTTAATTTGTTTGAATCGTCGGTAAAGAGTTAATGATGACGCCATGATGGTCGACGGTGTGACGGTCGGAAGCGTCACTCCGAcgatgaagatgatgaggaaGAGCATCTGCGGCATCATGTCAGCAGGTAAATTCATCATTCGTCGTCCCATCATATCGTGCTAATATGTGACGAGCGTGTTCAAGGTCGTTTACATATCCGGGGCAACCACCACAGCCGCAGTGCCAAGTCACAGAGCAACATGCCGACGTCACTGCTAGCATACATGTGATCACTGGAGCTGTAAGGTCACGAATTTTCGGTACGGTTTGTCCTCAGTTGGGTCTATTCCTGCCAGGGGGAGTGTGCGACACCCCGGATTGGTCGCTGGCCAATGTCAAACAACGGAATGCTCGTTAATATTCATCGACAAATGATAAACCCCTACTCGCTTACCTTTTAGGACGATGACGCAGAGGAAGAGTCTTCATGGTTGCAGCCTGCCCACAGCTTGAGGAACCCCAGGAGCAGCCAGGGCCCCTTAAACATGGACGGACTGCGGCTGCCCCCCCTCGTTGAGGAGGTTCTGGACTCCTGCGGTCAGTGGGCACAAATCACACGACAACAAATTCACTTTCAGACATgtatgaaagagagagagctttTTCGGAGTGTAAgcgggtggggggaaaaaatctgtgatgcgTGAGAGCTCATCTGGACGTCTTTCCCCGACACCAGCCCATCTAAACATTTCACGTACCTCATAGATGTCTTCAAAACCAACCATGCCCCGCATTTTGTTTGGCAGGCCAGCTAAAGGACGATATGTATGAGAGGACAGAAGATGGAGAATTGGGCGAGGAAGCGCCGGGCGTGGAGGAGCTTCGACTTCGCCTTGTGGAGCTCCTGATGGAGTTGGAGGAGACGCAGCAAGACTCACGCAGACACCAGGAGAACTTTCTGGAAATGCGCAGTGAGAAGCCTTAACTCGCCGCCTGTTATTCAAAGTTCTTCTTGAGGTTCTTCTTGAAGCTATTCTTGACGTTGTTGTCAGCCATGTTGGAGGACGAGCGAGCGGCTAGCACCCGCCAGGCAGAAGCGTTCAGCCGACAAATTGAAGCTCTGAAAGGTACCGGCCATCATGGCATGCCTACTTTTCTTAAAACTCCCATTCGAGAAATCTGTTTGAATCAATCTTTTCATATGGTTGCTGTCCACCTTCAAGTCCATGTACGAATACGCTCCTTGTCCTTTGTCGCTCTACAGCTCTTATTGTGCTAGTTAGTTTTAGCAACGTAAGATGTAGTTAGTtttcctttgttgttgttgttgttgtttttcaattttaactTGACTTTGATTGTTAGTTTTGGTCACTATGATCACCTTGTTGCTGACTTCCCACAGCCGATTTGGCGGGCGCCCGGCAGGAGCTGGCGGTGGCCGAGCGTGAGAAACAGAGTGAGCTGGAAGAGGCCCGAGCGCAGCTGCGGTGGGCGGCCGAGGCAGCGTTGGAGCTGCAGGAGGCCGACGAGGAGGCGGCAGCCGAGCGTGAGAACGACATCGCCTGCCTACAGGAGGAACTGTGTCGCCTGCGGGCCCAACTCCAGCGCCTGCGTGACACGGGGGGCCGGCACGAGGCCGAGGTCGCCACATTGGGGACGGAGAGCGGTAAGGGACAGCGTTGCAATCACTTAACTAAATGTAGTCAACGACTGCTCCAGAAAACAAATCCACGAGGCCAGTCGATGAAGCTCGTTGGAAGTCAGGAAGTGCCACGTGGAGAGCTGAGTTTGTGGTGATTGGCATGACGCTCGTCCCCTGAAGGTGGAGACGGAGCGCTTCTGGAGGAGGAGTTTGCCTCTCTGAGCCGCGAGCGTCTTCTGCTGAGCGATGCCAACCGGGATCTGAGCTCCAAAGTGAGACAGGAAGAGCAAGAGCAGCTGGGTCACATGTGAGCGCTCCACTCGGTTGTCAATCAAAGTACAGAGCGGTCAGTACCTGTCAATCTCacctgaagcccccccccccccccacatccccaccacacacacggcCCCCACCCCTGTATGCCAGGACGGAGGACGACGTCCACATCAGTCTGTGCCAGCCCGCTCCCGGTCTTCCGGACGTCGGAGATCTTCAGATGCAGCTGCAGCGAGCTCAGGACACGGGGCTCCAGGTGCAGGCCGAGGTACCGTTACGTTGCGCGCACCTCGCAGGAGACGAGGCCTTGGTGTCATCGCTAACGCCTGTGTTTGTGTCGCTGCGCCAGTGCGAGCGCGTGAAGCGTTCACTCGGCTCACTTCAGGCTCTCCATGACAACAGCCGGCATGAGTGCGCCGCCCTGGAGGAAGAACTGCGTCGCTGCAAGGCAGAGCTGCAGCGGCTGCGTGACGAGAGGACGCAGGTGCGGGTGAGTGGCGTGTTCCGGAAGGGAAACGCACAAGTGAAAGCGATTAGTTGCTCAGATTGGGGGAGTGGTTGGGAAAATTTGCAGTTTCCTCTCATATAAATTAAATGATTTGAGCATTTTTCCCAAagactgtttatttatttatttattttaaaatgggagCAGGTAATGGCCGAAACGTGCTCGTCCGAGCGGCTATCGGCCCCGGCTTGTACGTGTCGCTGCCCGTGGCCACATCGCTCGGCGCGTTGACGGTGGAAGCACATCGCCACTTTCCCCGCCATCAATGTTCTCTCCTCCCCGTCTTGCAGGGTGACGCAGGAGGTTGGAACCTTGTGCCGGCGGTGGTGATGGTGGCAGCCATCTTGGTTCTGGTGGTCCCCAGTTTGACCCGAGCTTGACAGGAAGTGCCATCATGGAACGCTGCGAGCCATGGCACCCAGACACGGAGCAGGACATCAATGGATCCATTTTGGAACGTTTGACCAGAACCATCCAGACATTCGCTTTCCATTTCGCTTCTCCTCATTGACTCGTTCACTGCTAATCCATTTCAAACGGATCTTTGGCATCGAGAgctgtcaatggcagtgaatgcgTTAAGGTTGTGGGTCCGACTTGTGGTGAGAGGCTATttacactctggactggtcgccacccGGCCACTTGGCACTTATCCACCGCACACAATGGACTGTTTGCCAGTGTACGTCAGGGCCCATATCGGCAAACGGACTCGTCAACAGTACTTTTTAAGGCGCAAATAGAAAAAACATAGAGCAGTCAACCGTTTATGGCAAGGCCAACAAAAGACTGGTCACCAGCATATAGAAAAATCAGGACAAATGTTGGACCGGTTCGGCAGCCGATGTGTTGGCAGTAACCACATCATCAACACTCTTATCCACGACTTCTTGGTGTAAATGTGGCATGCTTCTTCTCATTCCTGTCGCCAATGCTAACTGTTGGCCGACTTTAGTTCTACGCCCGACGTAACCTGAAGCTAACGGCAAGCACGCTCATGTAAATGATGTCACGCTTGTGTCTCGTGTAACCAGCCAATAAACCGCACTCCAA contains:
- the LOC127593970 gene encoding coiled-coil domain-containing protein 136-like isoform X1: MDGLRLPPLVEEVLDSCGQLKDDMYERTEDGELGEEAPGVEELRLRLVELLMELEETQQDSRRHQENFLEMRTMLEDERAASTRQAEAFSRQIEALKADLAGARQELAVAEREKQSELEEARAQLRWAAEAALELQEADEEAAAERENDIACLQEELCRLRAQLQRLRDTGGRHEAEVATLGTESGGDGALLEEEFASLSRERLLLSDANRDLSSKVRQEEQEQLGHMTEDDVHISLCQPAPGLPDVGDLQMQLQRAQDTGLQVQAECERVKRSLGSLQALHDNSRHECAALEEELRRCKAELQRLRDERTQVRGDAGGWNLVPAVVMVAAILVLVVPSLTRA
- the LOC127593970 gene encoding coiled-coil domain-containing protein 136-like isoform X2; translation: MDGLRLPPLVEEVLDSCGQLKDDMYERTEDGELGEEAPGVEELRLRLVELLMELEETQQDSRRHQENFLEMRTMLEDERAASTRQAEAFSRQIEALKADLAGARQELAVAEREKQSELEEARAQLRWAAEAALELQEADEEAAAERENDIACLQEELCRLRAQLQRLRDTGGRHEAEVATLGTESGGDGALLEEEFASLSRERLLLSDANRDLSSKVRQEEQEQLGHMTEDDVHISLCQPAPGLPDVGDLQMQLQRAQDTGLQVQAECERVKRSLGSLQALHDNSRHECAALEEELRRCKAELQRLRDERTQGDAGGWNLVPAVVMVAAILVLVVPSLTRA